From Arachis hypogaea cultivar Tifrunner chromosome 3, arahy.Tifrunner.gnm2.J5K5, whole genome shotgun sequence:
TACCTTTCTATCCTTGTCATGCTCTACCTCCCGTAACTCCTGTGGCATCATTACCACCGCATCCCATTCCAACTCCAATGGTTCCCTCTGAATTTCTAATTCTTCATTTCTATGGTGTTCCAAAACAACTCTCTCTTTCTCGTTCACCTCACTatccttttctttaattttttcttgttttacatcaAGAGAATCTTCATCATGCGTAGTGATTTTTTTTCCGGACATCAATTCTCCTCCTGTACTTAGCCTCACCCACAAAGATTTATTTGCTCCTTAAACACATTCCATTCATCTCTTTGTTAGCCTTTAATACCCCTCCTTTGTAGTAtacctaataaaaaaatttgtatgtttATCTTCAAAATATTTCTATGTTTACatcataaaatttttatgtttgacataaaaaatttatgtaattAGAAAAAAATGTTCTGTGTATTTCTTTCATATTTCTCTTCAAAAATTTGTGtgtttatttttaaagaattttttcgTTTAGCATAAAAAATTTATCTGATTAAGTCAAAATTTTTATCCTATGTTACTCTTAAAAAATTTGTgtgtttatctttaaaatttctatATAGTATGTTACTCTTAAATTAATCGCACAATATTTCTGCTAATAAAAAGCATTCTCACATAAATAGTAATATTGTACATCGTTTTCATGATATAGACCAAGGACTCTCCCCTAGCCCCAACTCAGAGAACATAAATGTGTTAGAAAAAGTTgtgcaaataaattaattttggttGGTCAAGTGGTCAGTTTACTTGTCCGTTTAAACAAGTGTCGGGAATTTGAATCTCACATCGTGAATGCAGCAATCCATTGGtcagcggcagacccttaaatagAACTCAGATTCGCAACGAATTAGTATTTGACTTGTCGAGTTTGAGGATACTGTGtgcaaccaaaaaagaaaaaaagttgtgCAAATAACACGTGTTGATCATTTATTCAATTCAGTCCGTTTGTCATGTCTGTTTGCAAAGTGCGGAGCAAATTAATTAACTTTCTGAAACATTGCTAACCAAAAGGTAACCATGATTTGGATCACTAGTTTCTTTCTAATTTCAGAGAATTATTCTAAATCCTCCCATCACCCAAAGGGTGAGAGTTATCAGAGTTAtatatatccaaacatctaataagatttaatattcattaatatcTAAATACTATAATATCACGTTCCTACATTCTAAAAACATGGTACaagatcttttcttgttttgatttgccCCATCATTATAATCAATCCAAACAAAGACAGCTGCCTTGGAAAATGCAGAGTGTCTTAATCGAAAAGTCATGCATGCATTGATTAATGCCACTACTATTCTGTATGATATCTTTATTGGATTTGGATTACCATTGATCTAAACAtactttttagaaaaataaatgttTATGATAGTTGCACAACACAACAATGACTACAGAGCTCTTTCTCACCCTCCAATTCCACAGGCTCAAGGCTCCTCCATGCACCCCTTGTTGTATCAAACAAGTGGACAAGGGACATTGATCTTTCTATCTCATCATAATCATTACCTGTCTTGTACCCTGCCAAGAAAAATAATTGAGTCCCTATTGGGGCCATAGTTAGGTATGATCTTTGGCTATGAGGCCAATTCTCATAGTTGGTCTCCAATGTGGAAAGGCTTGGTTTCTGTGACCCTTCAACTTCATTCCAAAGCTTCCCATCATAGGCCTCAACATGTCCCTTCCATGCATTCAAGCAATCCCCTGAGCTAAAAAGGGAGTCATTAACCGCCACGATTTGATTAGGAGGCACATCCAACTGCCACATCCCTGCCACAAGGTCCCACTTTTTTGCTAGCGTGTCGTACACCTCAGCAGAGCTACGCTCCACTAGGCTAGGTATTGTGAACCCTCCAATAATATATACTTTTCCTTGCCATGTCACCCCTACACATTTATATCTCAAAATATGCATACTAGGCAAAGGTGTCCATGTGTCAAGACTAGGATCATACACCTCAGCCGACGAGATCCCGTGTGCGCTCGCCAGCTTGGATTTCCCCCCTGCCACGTAGATTCTGTTATTGCAAATGGTGCAggcaaaatcataccttggcatGCCAAGTGGCGCGCAATGGAACCATTGATTGGTTGTTATGTTGTAACGCAGGACATTTGGTGAAACATGGATACCCACATCAACCAATTCAGCTGAGTCATCAGACACATGAACCCTTTCTTTGTGGCAAACTAGGCCACCAATTATGTAAACAGAGTCCCCTAAGGAGACCATGGAAAAGGCTTTCAAGATTTGGCCTTCAATTAGTCCTGGAATTGAGGTCACATGGCTCCATGTGTTGGTGGATGGATTAAAGAGCTCCATTGAGTTAGGAACAATAGCTTTATTGTCGGTTGTTGGTTTTGTAGGACAAAACACAGCAACTATTGCATaattggaaagaaaatcatcctCCATTGGCCTTGACAAACATGAGAGGGAACCCATTCTTTTTGGGATACTGTTAATGATCACTCTTATGTGTGTTTTGTGTAAGTTGCCACTGGGAACTGGGAAGTGTTACAGTATGAAGAAGAGTGATATTTGTAGGGAAGGTTGGcggagaaaacaaaaataaaatgcatatAGATCAGAGTTTGCGTGTTAACATCAACTTGTGGTGATAACATTGTAACACATTTGATATATTGTTGCCCATTGTATGCACTGTTGTCTTTTTATCTCTTAAACATAAAGCTAAAACATGAATTTTCCGGATTCTACAAGGTTTTTGTAGCAAGTATTAAATACTTGTAATCAATTGATTGGATTAAAAGCAAATTGTTTAATGTCTCCTTAGAGGCGTGGATTTTGAAGTTGGACAAGGCATTGAGACTTTGTAAAGTGATCCATTGAGTGGTGTTTTGTTTTATTTGAGTAACGTGCCATCTTAGTTAGTAAATCTGATGTGATGTACTTGGGGTATGCAGCTATAATTGAAATATCAAACCTTGAGAATGCATCATTCATTCCTATATCTATTATTTTCTAAATCCCTAAAGAAATAAATTGGTAAATGCCTTGTATTGAATATATTGATCTCATTTAGAAATCGTATGATAAGGATTATACTTATCTTTgtcaactaaaaaaattaaattaagagaaTCCACTTCTTCAAAGCTACTATCATTAGCGAAGATCCATCACGCCCATATACTACTCTAATCAAACCATGCATGCATGACCTCATTACTAATCTCACCAGTTCTTCTTCTTGTTAACCTTCTTCTTGGACTTGCAAGAATCTCCATGCCCCTGGATCATACCACGAATAGGTTGGCTTGCAAAATGAAAATACGGTTATTTTCTTATAAATAGGTTTTCTATCTCGAATTAGGTGCGATTTTTTATAGTTAGCCCATGATCTTAATTTCACTAGTAGTGTTTACCAGTTAAGCTTTTCCGATTAAGTTTATCTAAGCTTTATTCGTTTTGGTGAACTTTCGAATTTGATTCACTTGTAGCTGTTAGTTAATAGCACATCCTTTAACTAGCTATCCGAGCTAAATCCAGCTAGAACACAATGTCAAAATAATAAATGCCTGGGAGGTAAATGTAATCGCCAATCACGAGTCCAGAATAAGAAAAATCAATAGTCCAGGACAGATTACGCATTTAGGAGTTAAGACAGCGAAAGTGAAAAGATCGCCTACACTCAGAAGCAATTTCAGGACAAATTCTATAGATTGTAACGAAAAGCATGCATATGAAAATGCTGCAAACACCAAGTTTAACGAAAGAATTGATAAATGTACTGAATTATCTTTTTACAACGGTATAACACCACTTAAACGAACTATCTACGAGAATCTGGACATTGGATTGGCCATGTTCGGATTAAATGTCGCATTTGATGCGAATGATGACCATATCTTCATCTAAAACTTGCACAATGCAATTGCAAGTAAACTTGCAAGCATTCAAACAGCAGGGTCTTCTAGTACAGCCTTGGATAGATCATTAATGTGAGGATAAGCAGCTTTCTCATCCAACTCTTTTTGGGCCCATATCAACATCTTCAACAAGCTTGGAAGTTTAGGATCTGATACAACAAAAGTCAGGCAAGGTTATTAAATCCAATTGTGGAGGAATGGAACAAGACCAAAAAAACAAGTGCGAATTTCAAACTAGCAACCCCCCAGTTAGCAAAAGCTGACAACTATATCTCTATaaccaaagaaaaacaaaatttaatatcAGTCACTCAAACATTATATACAGCCACTACCTCATGCTTTGCTATTATGCATATATTCTCTTGTTAGGCATGTATCCTGTGGACTTGGTTCCACATATTTTTAATCTACTTGcagaaatcaaaataaagaagttttagaagaaatTTTAAATCACCAAATGGAAGAAAATTCTCATTGCTCATCTCTCAAGTGGAAGCAAATTGAAGGCCATAAGTCATACATAGACAACTCATTCCTGGCTTTACAAGTATTAGGCTATATATAGTATAACAGATAACAGAATGTGGTCAGAGCTAACAACCACTACTATAAATAGCATATCTCTTTGTATCAGAACATAACACATTCATATCAATTCAATACTTTCAGTTTACTTCTatattctctctttctctatGAAAAGCTCATAACAGGCCAAGTCTTTAATTCAAGTACACATATGATGGAATAAAAGCACATCCAAACATGCTTTTGACGTCCCCCAATGACATAACATGGaataaaaaaaactacaaaacgATAGTATCATATGTGCACTCCTTGTCCTCTTGCAATTTATATTTGTTAAAGGGGGCATATATTTCAGGTAATGAATAAGTTACAAGCACAACAAATTTGAATCCATCTTTCGGTGCAGACATAGAATCTCAGAAAATTATGCCCAGAAATTTTATAACATCTGCTAATTTGCTATGCTACCTAACAAACTTTATAAGTCAATCAGGAAAAGCTAGTAGGAATACATGCTTGTTAGACAGATTCCTCAGATGTATACATGTGGAATATGACAAAGTAAAAAACCAGGGTCCATGCTCAAGTCATAAATACTAGAAAACAGATGGTGCAGCAGATACAGACCTTTTTCATGACTCTGGCTTGTAAGGATGGCAGCATTCACCTCACTTGCCGTCTTTAGACGCTGTGATATATCAAGAAGCTCTCCAATAGGACAGTTAGAGACATCTTCAAAGGCAAGAAGTGCAACAGTCCTCTCCAAATCTTCTAAGAAGCTTTGCTGGAGgtaattaaaaagttaaattaagCATTAGTGGGTAACACTAGTGCAACTAATAATGCTATATATAAACTTCTCTGtgatgaaaaattattttcacaTTCTGCATCTTTCCAAGCTTCATTCAACCAGAGTAAACTAAGGGTGCAAGCAATCTACcactaaaaaagataaataagctaATAAAATACTTCATTAATCAAGATACCACAGaggaaaatatagattaaaagaAAACACTAATCAAATTTAGACTTACATTTTCCTCCCCCCTTGGGGCAAGCTCCTCCTGGGCAAACTCTAGAGCTTCTTCTACTTTTCCATTCCGAATCAATTCTATCAGCCGCTGTTGTTGGAGATGGAAAAATAGTTGTGGATTTGTATCTAGTATCTGCAAACAGCATTCCAAAACAAATATTAAGTTCATAAAAAGATGAACAAAAATCTGATGATTACACCAAAAATTGTATTACATGCATTGTGGTATATAGTAGATTGAGAACAGGTTTATTCGTATAAAAGTAATTAACGTACTATATTGTTAACGCTGCATTACAATTGCAAGGGTAAACTAAAGGTATTGACAACCTACCTCTGGATTTAGGTCATTCACTTTTTCAATTGCGTCCTCAACATTACCACTTTGAACTGCCTTCTTAACAGCCATGCGATCAGTGATTGTTGCGAGATCTATGTCTGCTGTGTGTCTATAGGAAAACCAAAGCAGAAAACAGCAAAGACGTGATTCcaataaaataatgaaaagaaatacataaattaaaagaaacaGTGAGACATGGTTTAATGAAGGATACGTTCAGTTCCAGACTCCATCTGGAATTTCTCAGCAGCTTCAACATAACCCTCAGTCACAAGGAAATTCATGACCAATTTATTCATGTCTTCTTTCCTGATCTTCACATCATTAAGCTTCTTCTCCCACTCTTCTCTTGTTATCACCTTCTTTGATGCAGCCTTAGCACAAACAAGTTCAAAGAAAAATGCATTAGCATGCCACCGCAGAGACATTTGTAATTTACACATTCCATTAAGTCCGCATAACACTGTCCACAATTACTTCATTCTCGATACACAGTAACTTCCGGAAGAAAAAAGAAGCAACCAATTGAATAAATTGAGCAATAAGTACATAGAACATCGCAATTCTTCAACCATTTTTAATcggataaagtattattttggtccccAACATTTGGGCCGAATCCTAATTTGGTCCCTAATGTTTCAAACGTCCTATTTCAATCCCAAAAACTTTCAAACGTCCTATTTCAATTCCAAAATAGTTTTAAGCGGGTTCAATGCTGTCGCAccattaaatttgacacaaaCAATTCGCATATTGAAGTGCCAATAGCATTCGATTTTATTATGTAAGTAAAATCGATCTATCAATGTCCAACGAAATATAAAAGTTTTCTTTCGATTTTGAAGCGTTGATGATTGAATGTAAGGATTTGgagtttagtataaaaaaaattgaggagagaagTGTTACAAGAAGGTTTTCGTTATATTTTTTCCACATAGAAGAAGACATGACTTAATTAGCAACGTTATTCACATCCATGTCACTTATTTTGTTAACTATTAGTGTCAAATTTAACCGTAGGACAATATTGAGCCTGTATAAAACTTTTTGGAACAGAAATATGATGTTTAAAATGTTAGGGATCAAATTAGGATTTGGCCCAAACATTGGGTACCAAAATAGTACtttactctttttaattttaacataGTATAACATAAGAAAACACCTCACACGCTAAACTAAACCAATCTCCTCCCACTACCCTATCATTACAATCAAAGCATTGTATAAAGCATTTCACAATCAGTGAAAGGAAATCTCAAAATTACATGAAATCCGAACTATCTTTCTAAATCTATTCAGAATCATGCAAATAAACGTAAAATAAAGCATCATCAGCTGTTAATTAAGGAAACACAAATAGGGAATCCTTTGCTCAAAACTAATACCTAAAGAAActgttaaaaaataaacaaataaaaataattaaattaccattgCCTCGATTTCTGCGAGCTCACGAATAACAATCCAGAATAGTGACATCAGTGCACCAGCTTCAACTCCATTAAGTCCGAGGCGAAGCGAAACGACGACGGTCTCCCTGCACTGCAAGAAACTATCGAAACCGTTAAATTATATATTCCTGAACTAAAATCCAGGTcaaaaccaaaaaacaaaaaagaaaataaaggtcgGCAGAATGTGATTTTACCGCAAAAAGTATTTTCAGGGAAAATATAGTAGAACTGTTATTTTCCGGGAAAGTAATTCCGACAAAAGACGATTCCGCAATGAGTGTCTATGTAGGTTCTGGcgacccctctctctctctctctctctctccgcgcAGGCAGAGTAGCTAGCTCTGGGCCTGGAGGGTGCAAGAACTTTCGGTCGATGGCTGTGGTCGGTCCGAACCCGGTTTGTTTTTAGCGGGTTCATCTTAAATGGGCCGAACTTTTATCTTTAGCTAGGCCCATTTTGGTCCGAAATAGCCTCACGTAAAATCAGATCGGGACCAACTCACTACTGAACCGTTAGATTTGATCAAGCAATATTCCTGAAGAACCCCCcccccaaaacaaaaaaaaaattaactaaataaataaaaggatcaaggaatATTCTTTTGACACAACGATTATATTTTTGTTAATCTTTTTAACTTTTTGAACCAGAAAAAAATTTGTCAAAAGAAATTCAGTCATGAAATTAATtcaaagaagacaaaaaaaatcaTTGTTAAATCTCACCTGCTAAATGAGAGGTTAACATTTTCATTACAATGTAAACTCCAAATGTATAAttgagaaatatttaaaataggggcctgctacacatacaactaaaaaggccgtacaagttttacaagttatcaGCCTAAATTTCATTAACACGCGCATTAACTcattttgaatggagcgtaactacacgcgccccactcaaacggttcctcttcgtcttcttcttcttcttcttctcttcttcttcttcgtcttcgtcttcgtcttcttcctc
This genomic window contains:
- the LOC112791423 gene encoding protein GID8 homolog, with product MSLFWIVIRELAEIEAMAASKKVITREEWEKKLNDVKIRKEDMNKLVMNFLVTEGYVEAAEKFQMESGTEPDIDLATITDRMAVKKAVQSGNVEDAIEKVNDLNPEILDTNPQLFFHLQQQRLIELIRNGKVEEALEFAQEELAPRGEENQSFLEDLERTVALLAFEDVSNCPIGELLDISQRLKTASEVNAAILTSQSHEKDPKLPSLLKMLIWAQKELDEKAAYPHINDLSKAVLEDPAV
- the LOC112771362 gene encoding F-box/kelch-repeat protein At1g16250-like; the protein is MGSLSCLSRPMEDDFLSNYAIVAVFCPTKPTTDNKAIVPNSMELFNPSTNTWSHVTSIPGLIEGQILKAFSMVSLGDSVYIIGGLVCHKERVHVSDDSAELVDVGIHVSPNVLRYNITTNQWFHCAPLGMPRYDFACTICNNRIYVAGGKSKLASAHGISSAEVYDPSLDTWTPLPSMHILRYKCVGVTWQGKVYIIGGFTIPSLVERSSAEVYDTLAKKWDLVAGMWQLDVPPNQIVAVNDSLFSSGDCLNAWKGHVEAYDGKLWNEVEGSQKPSLSTLETNYENWPHSQRSYLTMAPIGTQLFFLAGYKTGNDYDEIERSMSLVHLFDTTRGAWRSLEPVELEGEKELCSHCCVVQLS